GGGTGTCACCAATTCGCGCGGAATTGTTCCGATGCGTGAGCAGACAATTGCAGAAGATATAAGCCGGTACAAGGTCGTCCCGCCTCAAGCGTTTGCCTACAATCCGATGCGTATCAATGTCGGCTCCATCGCCATGAACGAGGCCGAGGAGCCAATCCTCGTCAGCCCGGATTATGTGGTGTTTGCATGTCTTCAAGGTCGCCTGTCCCCCGATTTTCTGGATCACCTTCGGAACACAAAATGGTGGTCGCACTACATCAATAGCGGCGGATCGGGCAGTGTCCGGCAACGCACCTACTATGCCGATCTTGCGGCGATGAAAGTGCCGCTTCCCAACTTCGAACGGCAGTGCCGAATTGCCGATGTACTGAATACCGGGCGGCGCGATGTCGAGATGACCACTATCGAGATCGACGCCCTGACACGCCAGAAGCGCGGTCTGATGCAAAAGCTGCTGACGGGCGAATGGCGCGTGACGGTGGATCCGACAACACCTTTCAACCCGGCAGAGGAGACCCATGATGGCCGATGAAAAGAATTACTGGACCCAGCAGCGTGCGGACGGGAAGTGGGAATCAAAGCGCGAAGGCTCTGACCGGGCAAGCAAGGTCACGGATACGCAAGCAGAGGCTTGGAAGCACTCAAAGCAACGGGCCGCCGACACGAAGGGCGAGGCACTCCTCAAGGGTCGTGACGGCAAGATCCGCGAACGCAACACCTACGGGAAAGACCCGTATCCGCCGAAGGGGTAAAGCATGATCCAACTCCGCACTTTTGATGAAGCGATTGAGCATTCGGCGCAGTTCAAGAAGCGGCACCTGCTGCTCGGCAACGGTTTCAGCATCGCCTGCCGCCCGAAGATTTTCACCTACGGCTCGCTTTTCGAGCAGGCGGATTTCTCGTCGGCCCCAAGGCTTCCAGATGTGTTCAAGGCGGTCGGCACGACCGACTTTGAACACGTCATCAAACTGCTGGAGGACGCATCGCGCATTGTCCCTGTCTATTCGAGCACAGCGGACGCCGCCGCAAAACAGATGGCGGCCGATGCGGAAGCTCTGAAGGACATCCTCATTCAGACCGTGGCGAACAATCACCCCAACATCCCGAATGAAATTGCGGATGAACAGTTCTGGGCCTGCCGCCGGTTCCTGTCGCATTTCCTAGGTGATGGGAACAAGGATGGCAAGGTTTACACCCTGAACTATGACCTTCTGCTTTACTGGACGCTCATGCACGACGACATGGGTTTCGATGACCCTATCGATCTGGCCGCCAACGACGGGTTCGGCCGCGATGAAGATACGGAACCCGAATATGTGAACTGGATGGGGGAGAGCGGCGCTCACGGACAGCGGGTCCACTACCTCCATGGGGCACTTCACCTGTTCGACGCGGGTGCCGAACTGCAGAAGTACACATGGGTGAACACGGGCAAGCCATTGTTAGAACAAGCTCGAGAGGCAATGGGTGCGAACAAGTTCCCTCTCTTTGTGGCCGAGGGCAAAAGCAATCAGAAGCTTGCTAAGATCAAACACAGTGCATACCTGCACCATTCCTACAAAAGCTTCTCCTCGCAAATGGCGCAGCGCAATGATGCGCTATTCATTTTTGGTCATAGCCTTGCAGACAACGACCAGCATGTTCTGAAGAAAATTGCGCGAGGCAAGATCGGACAAGTTTATGTCGGCCTCTATGGCGACCCAAACAGCCATGGAAACAAGCAGATCCGAGGCGCTGCCACCGCATTGGCACATTCGCGCGATGATGGGGTCGCACTAGACGTCGCTTTCTTTGATGCGGCGTCCGCCCAGGTATGGGGGGCCTGATGCACGTTCAAAGTGGTTTCGACGCTCGAGAGAAACATCAGTCTCAGATACCCGCCCTTCAATTGCTCGTAGCGTTGGGGTTCACGCCGCTGTCTCAATCCGAGGCGGTGCGCCAGCGCGGCGGTCGTCTGCGCAACGTGGTGCTCGACGACGTTCTTGCGGACCATCTCCTGCGGATCAATCGCTTCACCCACCGCGGGCGGGAGTATCCGTTCGACCTTGAGGACGCGCACGAGGCCATCCGGCGGCTCAAGCCGACGCCCGACCGGCAGAAGGGACTGCGCGGGACCAACCAGGACATCTACGACACACTCGTGCTCGGGACGACGATCACCAAGACGATCCAGGGAGACTCGAAGTCCTATTCATTCCGGTATGTCGATTGGGAGCAGCCTGCGAATAACGTCTATCACGTGACGGCCGAACTCTCCGTCGAGCGGACGGCCAGCACTCAGACCAAGCGGTGCGATATCGTCGCTTACGTGAATGGCATCCCGTTCCTTGTCATCGAGAACAAGCGGCCTACCGAGAGCTTGAAGAAGGCAGGCAGCCAGCTGATCGGCTACCAGAACGAAGACAACATCCCGCAGCTGTTCCACTTCGCGCAGATTCTCATGGTTATGAACCGTGTCGAGGCGCGCTACGCCACCGTGGGCACGCCGCGACAGTTCTGGCAGACGTGGCGAGACGAGGAAGACCGGGACGAGATCATCGATCCGCTGGCGAACCGGCCGCTCAGTGCAGCGGAGGCCGACGCGGTTTTCTCGGGCGACTTCGCCTTCGCCCGCGCCCATTTCGATGCCCTTGCCGCCGAGGGTCCGCGCGCGATTACGGCACAGGACCGCGCAATCCATGCAATGTGCAGGCCGGAACGGCTGCTGGACCTGATCCGTCGCTTTACCGTGTTCGACGGCGGTGCACGCAAGGTCGCGCGTCACCAGCAGTTTTTCGGCATCCAGAAGGCAGTAGAGCGGGTCCGTCAGTTCAATCTGGATGGCCGCCGCAAAGGGGGCGTGATCTGGCATACTCAAGGGTCGGGCAAGTCGCTGACTATGGTGATGCTGGGGCGCTCTCTTGCGCTCGACAAGGCCATCCCCAATCCGCGCATTCTGATCGTCACCGACCGCGACGATCTCGACAAACAGATCAAGGACACGTTCAAGTCCAGCGAACTGGAACCCGTACGGGCAACCAGCGGTGCCCACCTCATCGAGCTGGTCCGAAACCGTACACCACTCGTGACGACCATCATCAACAAGTTCGATACGGCCGCCAAAGCTGCCGAAGATGTCGACGAGGATGCCAACGTTTTCGTCCTAGTTGACGAGAGCCATCGCTCGCAGACCGGTCGCTATGGCGGTCACAGCCAGTTCGCCACGCGGATGCGCCGGTTGCTGCCCAAGGCCTGCTATCTCGGCTTCACCGGAACGCCGCTGCTGAAGAAAGAAAAGAACACCCTCTCGACCTTTGGCGGCCTCATACACAAGTACGCGATAGACGAGGCCGTTGCTGACGGAGCCGTCGTGCCCCTCCTCTATGAAGGCCGACTTGTCGAACAGCAAGTAAACGGCGGCGTGATCGACAAGTGGTTCGACAAGATCAGCGAAGGGTTGACCCCCAGCCAGAAGGCCGATCTGAAGCGCAAATTCTCCCGGATGGATGCTCTGTCGAAGACAGGCCAAGCGATCCGGGCAAAGGCCTTTGACGTTTCCGAGCACTTCCGCCAGCACTGGCAAGGCACGGGCTTCAAAGCGCAGCTTGTGGCACCGTCCAAGGCAGCGGCCGTCCGTTTCAAGGAGGTGCTCGACGAGATCGGGCACGTCACTAGCGATATCGTCATCTCGCCTCCCGATGACAACGAGGGCAACGAGGAGGTCGACAAGGAATCGAAGGACCTCGTGCGCGGATTCTGGGCGCGGATGATGGCCCGGTACAAGACCGAGGACGAATACACCCGGCAGATCATCGATGCATTCAAGGGCTCGGGCGATCCGGATATCCTCATCGTCGTGTCGAAGCTGCTGACCGGGTTCGATGCGCCGCGCAATACCGTGCTCTATGTGTGCAAGTCGCTGCGCGAACATAACCTGCTACAGGCGATCGCCCGCGTGAACCGGCTCTACGAAAACGGCGCGACCGAGAAGCAGTTCGGCTTCATCATCGACTACGAGGGGCTGCTCGGAGAACTCGACACGGCGCTGACGACCTACAGCGCTTTCGAGGGCTTCGACGCCGCCGATCTCGCCGGCACGGTCCACGATGTACGCGAGGAGATCCGGAAGCTGCCCCAGCTGCACGATCAGCTCTGGGACCTGTTCAAGCCGGTCAAGAACAAGAAGGACATGGAGCAGTTCGAACAATTCCTGGCCGATGAGGCGATCCGGCAGGAGTTCTATGAGCGACTGAAGGCGTTCAGCCGCTGCCTCCACATCTCGCTGTCGTCGGACAAGCTCTTCGACGTCTTCGACGAGGCGAAGATCGACGCCATGAAGAAGGACTGGAAGCAGTTCTCCGAGTTGCGGCGCTCGGTCCAGCTTCGCTACCAAGAGACCGTCGACGTCAAGGAGTTCGAGCCAAAGATCCAGAAGCTGCTCGACGACCATGTGGTTGCCACGCCGGCCGAGACGATCATCGAGATGGTCAACATCAACGACCCGGACGCGCTGAAAGCGGTGGTGGAGGAGACGGGCGTTTCCGAGGCGTCGAGGGCGGACCGGATCGCCAGTGCGACGCGCCGGACCATCACCGAAAAGATGGACGAGGACCCGACCTTCTACCGCAGCTTCTCGGAACTGCTGGAGGAAACCATCCGCGACTATCGGGCCAAACGGATTTCCGAGCGCGATTACCTCAAGAACGTAGTCGACCTGGCTAGCAAGGTTGCCCGCAAGGACCGCGGGCGCGAGGTGCCGGATGCGATCAAGGGCAACGACGATGGGCAGGCGTTTTTCGGGGTCCTTGAAGGCGTGCTCGCAACCGACGACGGTAAACCGATCGCGGACGATGAGGTTGCCGCCATCGCGCTCACGATCATCGACATCATCAAGTCCCATCACATCGTCGACGTCTGGTCCAACGACATCATTCAGAACAAGATGCGCAACGCCATCGACGATTACTTCTTTGATGTCCTTCGCGATGAGCGCGGCATCGAGCTGACGGTCGAGGTGATGGACGATCTTGAACTCAAGATCATGGACCTGGCCCGGGCGCGGTTTCCTGGATGAAGGCGGAACGACACAGGGTTCGATATGGGGAACACAGCATCGATTTCTCCATTGTACGGCGTGACCGGACGACACTGGAAATCGCCGTTGAGCCCGATGCCTCTGTTGTAGTGGCTGCTCCTCAGGATGCTCCACTGGGAGCTATCGAGGAGAAAGTGCGCAAGCGCGCCGCGTGGATCCTGCGCCAGCAGCGGTATTTCATCCAGTTCCTTCCGCGTACGCTGGATCGCCAATATGTGGCGGGCGAGACCCATCTTTACCTTGGACGTCAGTATAGGTTGAAGGTAGTTCCCCACGTCCAAGCCGTGGTGAAGATCGTCCGAGGCTTCATCGTTGTGCAAACTCACAAACCTGAGCGACCCGAAGTCACACGCGAACTTGTAGAGGCCTGGTACCGGCAGAAGGCCCAAAATAAATTCGCGGAACGTCTCGAGTTGAACTTGCTTCGCTTCCCTGCACCCGAGGAATTTCGGCCGAAAGGACTGATCGTGCGCCAACTTCGACAAAGATGGGGGTCCATGTCACCTTCTTCGCGCCTCATGCTCAATCGCAGATTGATTGAAGCATCCGTGGATTCCATAGACTATGTGATCACCCACGAACTTTGTCACATTGCTGTCCCGCACCATGGTCCAGAATTCTTTGAACTCTTGGACAGAGTCCTCCCCGATTGGCCAGATCGCAAAGACAAGCTCGAAAAAAAGATGGCCTAAGCTGGATCGCTTTCTCAGAAACTGCCTTTGTCAGACAATGTACCCGCGCCGTTTCTTCACAGCTGCCAGCTTCATCAACGCGGTGATGGCCTTGCCTTCGTCAGGGTGGGTCTCAACCATCATCTGCCCCCGAAACCCGATCCGGCCCCACTCGCGTGCGTATTCCGGAGCATCCGCCCACCCGTTCCGACAACATGCGCCCACCTGTTCCGGGCTATTCGCCCACCTGTGATGCGTTGCCGTGAGGCAGTGGATTTCGCGTATCAGGTTTGGGGCGTTTCGTCATCCATTTTGGCGATGGTTTTCCGCATGGACGCCCCCTCGAGTTCGAGGCGGTAAGCATTATGGACGATGCGATCGAGGATGGCATCTGCGAATGTCGGCTCGCCGATGACGTCATGCCACGCTTTAATGGGCAACTGGCTGGTGATCATGGTCGAGCCGCGGCCGTATCGCTCCTCGACAATCTCCATCAGATCGCGACGCTGCGTTGCGGTAAGCCTGTCCGGTCCCCAATCGTCGAGGATCAGCAGTTGTGCTTTCGTTATGCTGCGGAACAAGCGGGGGAAGCGACCGTCCCCATGGGCCAGTTCCAGTTCTTCGAAGAGGCGGGGCATCCGTTTGTAAACCACGGTGACGCCATCACGACAGGCCGCCTGCGCCAAGGCGCAGCCGAGCCAGGTCTTTCCGACCCCGCAAGGGCCGGTGATGATCAGGCCGCGCCTGTCGGTGATCCACTTGCCAGTCAGCAAGCTTTGGAATAGCGCCTTGTCGAGGCCGCGTCGCGCACGGTAATCGACATCCTCCGGACAGGCGCCCACATGGCGCAGCCTGGCCGAGCGCATACGGGCCTCGAAGCGCTTGGTTTCTCGGCTTGCGACTTCGCGATCGACCAGCAAACCAAGCCATTCGGCGTGGCTTAGATCGGTGCCACCATCTTGGGCCTGGAGGTCCGCGAAGGCTTCGGCCATGCCGTCCAGTCGCATGGCTTTCAGATGATCGAGGGTTGGATGAGGGAGCATGTCGTGTCCTTTCAATGGAAGTAATCGGCGCCACGGATGTTGGTATGGGTGATGGCAGGTCCCTCCGTGGCGCGGGTGCGGGGCTTGCTTTCCAGCCCATTCTTCAGAATGGATTGGACTGACGAGTAAGAGCGCGCGTTAATTTCGAGCGCCCTTTTGCAGGCGGCATCAAGGCGGTCCCGACCGAACTTGTCGGCCAGCCGGATCACACCCAGACAGGTGCGATAGCCTTGTTCGGGGTGCTTGCGGTCGCGCATCACGACCTCGGCGAAGATCGCGACGTTCGGTCCGACACGCGCGGCCCAGGCCTGGATGCGTTGCGGCGTCCAATCTTCGCGGAACCTGTGGTGCGCGGGCATGTGATCGCGCTGCGTGGAATGCTGCCCATTTCCGGAGGTGCGCACATGAGAGGCGACACGCTGCCCAACATGGAAGACTTCGACTGTGCGGGCGGTGATGCGCGCCCACAGCTCTTTCTTCAGCAACTGATAGGGCACCGAGTAATAATGCTTGTCGATCGCGATGTGATAATCGAGCCCGGCGCGACACTTCTTCCACTCGGCGTAAACGTAGGGCTCCGCAGGCAGCAGCTTCAGGGCGGGCTTGTCCAGCTGGTCGAACAGCTGCCTGCGACTGGCACCGAGATGGCGCGAGATCTTGTCGTTGAGCCGGTCCAGAAGTGGGCGAATGGCAGCGTTCACGTCCTCAAGGCTGAAGAATTGCCGATTGCGCAGCCGCGCCAGGATCCAGCGCTCAACCAGTAAAACCGCGCCCTCGACTTTTGCTTTATCTTTGGGTTTATGCGGCCGCGCCGGCACCACAGCCGTGTCGTAATGCGCTGCCAGATCCCCATAGGTCCGGTTGATCACAGGGTCGTAGAAGCAGGCCTTAGTGACCCCGGCCTTGAGGTTGTCGGACACGATCTGCTCCGTCACACCCCCGAAGAAACCAAAGGCGCGCACATGGCTTGCGATCCAGTCAGGCAGTGATTGGGTCCACGTCGCCTCAACATAAGTGTAATTCGAGGCCCCCAGCGTGGCGACAAACAGTTGTGCTGTGCGCACCTCGCCGGTTTTGGGGGCGATCACGTCAATTGTGTGTCCCGCATAATCGACAAACAACCGCTCACCTGCCGGGTGGCGCTGTCGCATCACCGGCGACAGCTTGCCTTCCCACCGCGTGTAAAGCTCGCAGAACCGGGAATAACCGTAGCCCTCAGCATGGTCCGAGCGATACTCTTCCCACAGCAACGACAGCGTGACGCCCTTGCGGCGCAGCTCTCGGTGAATATGCGCCCAGTCAGGTTGGGTCGCGCGGTTTGACACATCACGCGCCGTCCGGGGGTAGATTTGCCGTTCAAGGTCAGTGTCGGAAAGGCCTGGCGGCAGCGGCCAACTCAGGCCCAACTCGTCGGCGCGATCAAGGTAGCCCCGAAGGGTGGTGCGCCCAATCGCCAAGCTTGCCGCAATCTGGCGCGTCGACAACCCCTCAGCTGAGAGCCGCAAAACATCTCGTATCTTCCGCATCGGCAATCTCTTCATCGGGCTTCCTTCGTGCCAAAAAGGCCGGAAGGTAGCCGGTTACAGATTGCCTCGCAGCAGCACGTCACAGGGGTGGGCGAATACCCCGGAATCGGTGGGCGGATGAAATCGGAACGGGTGGGCGCATCAAATCGGAATCGGTGGGCGCATCACCCCGGAATACGCACTCGCGCACGAGGCTGGCACGGCCGAAGAGATCGCGCTGCACGCTTAGCCGATAGAAGCGACGCATGTTGCGCGCCGGATCGATCCGGCGCATCTGCACGTCGGTTGGGAAGACATCGAGCTGGATCGGGCTGTGGTACATGTAGTGATCGACTGAGGTTTTCTACACAATATCAGGTGGAAGTGTGCGCTTCCACCTCGATTTCCCCGCGAGGGGAAAAAGGGGGCTCACGCCCCCTTCTCGAACTTCATGACCGGGATGCCGAGCCTCGAAGCCTTGTCGGCTAGGTTCTCTTGGATGCCGGTGCCCGGGAAGACGAGGACGCCCACGGGCAGCACATCTAGCATGGCGTCGTTGCGCTTGAAGGGGGCGGCCTTGGCATGCTTGGTCCAATCGGGTTTGAAGGCCACCTGCGTCACGCCGCGGGCCTCGGCCCATTTGGCGGCGATGAGTTCTGCGCCCTTCGGGCTTCCACCATGCAGAAGGACCATGTCGGGATGTTTGGTCCGGACCTGATCGAGCTTGCCCCAGATCAGGCGGTGATCGTTGAAGTCGGTTCCACCGGTGAGGGCGACTTTGGGGCCTGCGGGGAGCATCACCTCGGTTTCCGCGCGGCGCTTGGCGGCCAGGAAATCGCGGCTGTCGATGAGCGCCGCGGTCATGTGCTGGCGATTCACCATCGAGCCCGTGCGGGGGCGCCAGGTCGATCCCGTGTGATGGACAAACTCGGTAGCGGCGTGATCGCGCATCATGTCCATGCAGTTGCGCCGTTCGACGAGGGTCAGGCCTTCAGCCGTCAGGCGCTCGAGTTCGGTGGATTTCACCTCGGAGCCGTCCTGCTCGCGCTGAAGGCGGCGCTGCACCTGCTCGTTCTCGTCGAGCGACCGCTCAATCCTCGCCGTGGCGCGGTGAAAGAGGTTGACCTGGCCCCAGAGCACCTCTTCGAGGTCGGGTTCCATGCGGGTGTCTTCAAGGCTCGCGACGAGGGCATCGAAGATGTCGGCGACGGCGACCGCAAGGCGCTGCCCATCGGGCATCGGGCGCGGATCGGGCTCATCAAAGGGGCGGTAGCCGTAAAGCTGCAACTCGTCGAGCGCATGGGCGGTCTGGGATGTGGTGTGGGCGGGTTCATACGTGTCGTCGTGAGTGTGGATCGTCATCAGTTTCTTGCCTCCGGGCCTGTCTCATCCGCGCGACAACCCGCGCGGCCTTCATGGGCTGCGAAAGCTGTCACTGGGGACGCCCCCTCACCCCGCCTTCGGGGCCGGAACGCATGTGGAGGAGGGCGGCAGGCAAGCTATTTGTTTCGCGATGCAAAGCGGGGGCTCGTCCCCCGCGGCGGAAATAGCTTGCCTGCCGCCCTTGATGGGGCATCCCCTTTGACGGCCGCCTGCCCATCTCTTGAAGGCCGCTCGGGTGTCGGGTGGATGAGATTGCCCGGGAAGAGGCAAAGCGACGATCCACAGCCAAGACAGGGATCCGTGACCCCTACCCCGCTATCCCGGACAGATCCTTACGGCGATGCTGCTCAGCCTGACAGGCGTTGGCGATCCTCTGGCCCGATCTGCCTTGCCAGATGCTGGCGCAGCGCCTCCTTGCCGTTTGCCCGGAGATCATCGTTGAAATCCCCGAGCCGTGGTTCCAGCACCCGTACGGCTATCCCGGCATCAAGGGCTCTGGCGCTCAACCTCTCTGCCGCGCGTTGCCCGGCCGGATCGCGGTCTATGGCGATGTAAAGGCGCTGCAGCCCCTCCGGCAACTGGACCGCCCCGAGGTGACCCGACGAGAGAGCCGCCCAGACGGGAAGGCCGGAGGCCGCCTCGGAAAGGGACAGCATGGTCTCGATGCCTTCGCCGACCACGAGGATGTCTTCATGCGGGGTCAGCCTGACGGCATTGCCGAGGAGGTGACCCATGGCCCGCCGCTGCGTTTTGACCGCCGCCTTGCCCTTGCCGTCATGCGCCAGCCAAGTCCGATGCACACCCTGCAGGGCCCCTGCCCCATCGGTGACCGCAGCGATCAATGCTGGTCGGGGAATGCTCTTGGTCTGGCCTTCATCCCGATACCAGCACTTCGGGTGGAAGCGAAGGGCACTCATCGTGCCCCCTTGGGAAAGGCCCCGGGAGCGGAGGTAGGTGTCAGCAAGCGTGCCTGCGACTGGCATAGAGGCTGCAAACAATCGCGCCGCTGCCGCTGGCGTGCCACCGGGGGCTTTGACCTTCTTCGGCACTGGTGCATCCGGGGGGACCGGCTGCGGACGGCCCAAA
The Puniceibacterium sp. IMCC21224 DNA segment above includes these coding regions:
- a CDS encoding WGR domain-containing protein, giving the protein MYHSPIQLDVFPTDVQMRRIDPARNMRRFYRLSVQRDLFGRASLVRECVFRGDAPTDSDLMRPPVPISSAHRFRGIRPPL
- the istB gene encoding IS21-like element helper ATPase IstB, translating into MLPHPTLDHLKAMRLDGMAEAFADLQAQDGGTDLSHAEWLGLLVDREVASRETKRFEARMRSARLRHVGACPEDVDYRARRGLDKALFQSLLTGKWITDRRGLIITGPCGVGKTWLGCALAQAACRDGVTVVYKRMPRLFEELELAHGDGRFPRLFRSITKAQLLILDDWGPDRLTATQRRDLMEIVEERYGRGSTMITSQLPIKAWHDVIGEPTFADAILDRIVHNAYRLELEGASMRKTIAKMDDETPQT
- a CDS encoding type I restriction endonuclease subunit R yields the protein MHVQSGFDAREKHQSQIPALQLLVALGFTPLSQSEAVRQRGGRLRNVVLDDVLADHLLRINRFTHRGREYPFDLEDAHEAIRRLKPTPDRQKGLRGTNQDIYDTLVLGTTITKTIQGDSKSYSFRYVDWEQPANNVYHVTAELSVERTASTQTKRCDIVAYVNGIPFLVIENKRPTESLKKAGSQLIGYQNEDNIPQLFHFAQILMVMNRVEARYATVGTPRQFWQTWRDEEDRDEIIDPLANRPLSAAEADAVFSGDFAFARAHFDALAAEGPRAITAQDRAIHAMCRPERLLDLIRRFTVFDGGARKVARHQQFFGIQKAVERVRQFNLDGRRKGGVIWHTQGSGKSLTMVMLGRSLALDKAIPNPRILIVTDRDDLDKQIKDTFKSSELEPVRATSGAHLIELVRNRTPLVTTIINKFDTAAKAAEDVDEDANVFVLVDESHRSQTGRYGGHSQFATRMRRLLPKACYLGFTGTPLLKKEKNTLSTFGGLIHKYAIDEAVADGAVVPLLYEGRLVEQQVNGGVIDKWFDKISEGLTPSQKADLKRKFSRMDALSKTGQAIRAKAFDVSEHFRQHWQGTGFKAQLVAPSKAAAVRFKEVLDEIGHVTSDIVISPPDDNEGNEEVDKESKDLVRGFWARMMARYKTEDEYTRQIIDAFKGSGDPDILIVVSKLLTGFDAPRNTVLYVCKSLREHNLLQAIARVNRLYENGATEKQFGFIIDYEGLLGELDTALTTYSAFEGFDAADLAGTVHDVREEIRKLPQLHDQLWDLFKPVKNKKDMEQFEQFLADEAIRQEFYERLKAFSRCLHISLSSDKLFDVFDEAKIDAMKKDWKQFSELRRSVQLRYQETVDVKEFEPKIQKLLDDHVVATPAETIIEMVNINDPDALKAVVEETGVSEASRADRIASATRRTITEKMDEDPTFYRSFSELLEETIRDYRAKRISERDYLKNVVDLASKVARKDRGREVPDAIKGNDDGQAFFGVLEGVLATDDGKPIADDEVAAIALTIIDIIKSHHIVDVWSNDIIQNKMRNAIDDYFFDVLRDERGIELTVEVMDDLELKIMDLARARFPG
- a CDS encoding toprim domain-containing protein translates to MYSETEDVIRALAENAESVCRVYLPAGRREGSYWIVGDLQNNPGRSLFVRLTGPTSGPGARGKWQDAAVGLHGDLLDIIRERTGISRFPELLAEARAHLGRPQPVPPDAPVPKKVKAPGGTPAAAARLFAASMPVAGTLADTYLRSRGLSQGGTMSALRFHPKCWYRDEGQTKSIPRPALIAAVTDGAGALQGVHRTWLAHDGKGKAAVKTQRRAMGHLLGNAVRLTPHEDILVVGEGIETMLSLSEAASGLPVWAALSSGHLGAVQLPEGLQRLYIAIDRDPAGQRAAERLSARALDAGIAVRVLEPRLGDFNDDLRANGKEALRQHLARQIGPEDRQRLSG
- a CDS encoding DUF2188 domain-containing protein, with protein sequence MADEKNYWTQQRADGKWESKREGSDRASKVTDTQAEAWKHSKQRAADTKGEALLKGRDGKIRERNTYGKDPYPPKG
- the istA gene encoding IS21 family transposase; the protein is MKRLPMRKIRDVLRLSAEGLSTRQIAASLAIGRTTLRGYLDRADELGLSWPLPPGLSDTDLERQIYPRTARDVSNRATQPDWAHIHRELRRKGVTLSLLWEEYRSDHAEGYGYSRFCELYTRWEGKLSPVMRQRHPAGERLFVDYAGHTIDVIAPKTGEVRTAQLFVATLGASNYTYVEATWTQSLPDWIASHVRAFGFFGGVTEQIVSDNLKAGVTKACFYDPVINRTYGDLAAHYDTAVVPARPHKPKDKAKVEGAVLLVERWILARLRNRQFFSLEDVNAAIRPLLDRLNDKISRHLGASRRQLFDQLDKPALKLLPAEPYVYAEWKKCRAGLDYHIAIDKHYYSVPYQLLKKELWARITARTVEVFHVGQRVASHVRTSGNGQHSTQRDHMPAHHRFREDWTPQRIQAWAARVGPNVAIFAEVVMRDRKHPEQGYRTCLGVIRLADKFGRDRLDAACKRALEINARSYSSVQSILKNGLESKPRTRATEGPAITHTNIRGADYFH
- a CDS encoding M48 family metallopeptidase is translated as MKAERHRVRYGEHSIDFSIVRRDRTTLEIAVEPDASVVVAAPQDAPLGAIEEKVRKRAAWILRQQRYFIQFLPRTLDRQYVAGETHLYLGRQYRLKVVPHVQAVVKIVRGFIVVQTHKPERPEVTRELVEAWYRQKAQNKFAERLELNLLRFPAPEEFRPKGLIVRQLRQRWGSMSPSSRLMLNRRLIEASVDSIDYVITHELCHIAVPHHGPEFFELLDRVLPDWPDRKDKLEKKMA
- a CDS encoding DUF4917 family protein encodes the protein MIQLRTFDEAIEHSAQFKKRHLLLGNGFSIACRPKIFTYGSLFEQADFSSAPRLPDVFKAVGTTDFEHVIKLLEDASRIVPVYSSTADAAAKQMAADAEALKDILIQTVANNHPNIPNEIADEQFWACRRFLSHFLGDGNKDGKVYTLNYDLLLYWTLMHDDMGFDDPIDLAANDGFGRDEDTEPEYVNWMGESGAHGQRVHYLHGALHLFDAGAELQKYTWVNTGKPLLEQAREAMGANKFPLFVAEGKSNQKLAKIKHSAYLHHSYKSFSSQMAQRNDALFIFGHSLADNDQHVLKKIARGKIGQVYVGLYGDPNSHGNKQIRGAATALAHSRDDGVALDVAFFDAASAQVWGA
- a CDS encoding DUF2493 domain-containing protein — translated: MTIHTHDDTYEPAHTTSQTAHALDELQLYGYRPFDEPDPRPMPDGQRLAVAVADIFDALVASLEDTRMEPDLEEVLWGQVNLFHRATARIERSLDENEQVQRRLQREQDGSEVKSTELERLTAEGLTLVERRNCMDMMRDHAATEFVHHTGSTWRPRTGSMVNRQHMTAALIDSRDFLAAKRRAETEVMLPAGPKVALTGGTDFNDHRLIWGKLDQVRTKHPDMVLLHGGSPKGAELIAAKWAEARGVTQVAFKPDWTKHAKAAPFKRNDAMLDVLPVGVLVFPGTGIQENLADKASRLGIPVMKFEKGA